One segment of Patescibacteria group bacterium DNA contains the following:
- a CDS encoding RNA methyltransferase: MEKQIHVVLDNIRSLYNVGSIFRTADALGVSKVWLGGITGTPEQKGVKKVALGAEEAVPWEHIKQPWRAVEKLRRQGFKIVALELTKDSQNVKVFKPKFPLALIVGNEVAGVSPALLSRCDAVVHIPMRGVKESLNVSVAFGIATHEIISK, encoded by the coding sequence ATGGAAAAGCAAATACATGTTGTTCTAGACAATATTCGCAGTTTGTATAATGTCGGGTCAATTTTTCGTACCGCGGATGCTTTGGGGGTATCAAAGGTTTGGCTAGGCGGCATTACCGGCACTCCCGAACAAAAAGGAGTGAAGAAGGTTGCTCTGGGGGCGGAAGAAGCAGTACCTTGGGAACATATTAAACAGCCTTGGCGTGCAGTTGAAAAACTTAGACGCCAAGGTTTTAAAATCGTGGCTCTGGAATTGACAAAAGACAGCCAGAATGTTAAGGTATTCAAGCCAAAGTTCCCCTTGGCTTTGATTGTAGGCAATGAGGTTGCGGGCGTTTCGCCGGCATTACTGAGTCGTTGCGACGCTGTAGTGCATATCCCGATGCGGGGAGTAAAAGAATCATTAAATGTTTCTGTGGCTTTCGGTATTGCGACGCATGAAATTATAAGCAAATAA
- a CDS encoding response regulator, whose protein sequence is MLKNILGFARKSQSKSQTKKILVVEDDSLLSKVLAETLKKEGFEVMVVDNGNDAVTMIRKFLPQLILLDLVIPGIDGFAVLKELKADDKLRSIPVVILSNLDEIGDVKSVKALGADDYFIKANTEMKKIVDYAKRALKA, encoded by the coding sequence ATGTTGAAGAATATTCTTGGCTTTGCAAGGAAGAGTCAATCCAAAAGTCAGACCAAAAAAATTTTAGTCGTAGAAGATGATTCTTTGTTGTCTAAGGTGCTGGCGGAAACCCTGAAAAAAGAGGGTTTTGAAGTTATGGTGGTTGATAACGGCAATGACGCCGTTACTATGATCAGGAAGTTTTTGCCTCAATTGATTCTATTGGATCTGGTTATTCCTGGCATTGACGGTTTTGCAGTGCTTAAAGAGTTGAAGGCTGACGACAAATTAAGGAGTATCCCCGTAGTTATTTTGTCCAATCTTGACGAGATTGGCGATGTTAAATCAGTTAAAGCGCTGGGTGCCGATGATTATTTCATAAAAGCCAATACGGAAATGAAGAAGATCGTTGATTATGCCAAAAGAGCATTAAAGGCTTAA
- a CDS encoding response regulator: MAKEGTKIILMVEDDEVLLRALYLVFHEGGFTIATATDGETALRMAERTKPDIILLDLLLPKMNGFEFLKNIKANANLRSIPVVVLSNLGDDDNVKKAKDLGAVDYFIKADTDLSVLNDKVKKILNT, from the coding sequence ATGGCGAAGGAAGGAACAAAGATAATTTTGATGGTTGAAGACGATGAAGTCCTGCTGAGGGCGCTGTATTTGGTTTTTCACGAAGGCGGTTTTACTATTGCCACCGCCACCGATGGCGAAACGGCCCTGCGCATGGCCGAAAGGACAAAACCAGACATTATCTTGCTGGATTTACTGTTGCCCAAGATGAACGGTTTTGAGTTTCTTAAGAATATTAAGGCCAATGCAAATTTACGGTCTATACCGGTAGTGGTTTTGTCTAATTTGGGTGATGATGACAATGTCAAGAAAGCTAAGGATTTGGGCGCTGTAGATTATTTTATCAAGGCCGATACTGATTTATCCGTCCTGAATGATAAAGTCAAGAAAATTTTAAACACTTAA
- a CDS encoding Ig-like domain-containing protein, whose amino-acid sequence MSKRWLNLFLSYSGYVFGLRQKVVKTGQWYKVLPLAVELLAIEVVFAVVSLPMYLLVPPDRLQEQGMIFPSRQKVAKPLRVYTVRRRISLATASGAGGLFVLKILVVGVLSFIFLGAIQILADTQDWTFSTPGDYVYNPAKIEVTGGVARLKNLGGLVSGSTVNSGFNTDASGWTAVPGWDNAPGKTNTAAWQSSGGNSGGYVDIYLDGKKNNDSAGYWYQSFTTTVNSPDTAVLSLDWKAVSVTGAPVSYVLYAFIGTDSGNPTIGGANQVWSSGNISGATSFATTTPIDIKSKVTAAGTYYLKIAAYVNCQASVDCKATAGFDNVIVNWSKTTVSYASDKPTTTPVSSLTMTKAISWNSFAETATKNGGEIYYQLSADNGSNWQYWNGSAWATTTLATNYNTATDVNSNISKFTTSTNQIKWRAYLSSDGTQQVILDNITITYTQNQRPQVQSLAPAQNTAYGYVHVNYNLQDAEGDLSSLTAYEYSLSGTFADAVTMTASTTDPAHSGVSGLSASSGGTPHVFVWDARSQLGNIATTTYVRLRPNDGIGNGIYTTSSVFTVDYVSSTVSNISVSQPLATTTVTIAYDLFDNTADNILVEMQISGDDGSTWTVPSTSVSGAVGAGVAAGNSKVIYWNAGADYPNQQKNNLQVRIRAKDKWQNQGAYVSSANFSLDTLPAAILSVADLKAQPNAGDTAVLIGGSFTEVNPDTNHFYVAINSGSYSSSTAGDSDTATPSNQSTAVGTTLDGNDYISKVKIIHTDDYSNVGTNENLTPDAAYKYVKPYTPSAPTLSNPVTTRLDLTINPHVGEASDVPYALFETTTSKYVQSDGTLGVNPVWQIIGTGSGQWGNNTGSAGMVRITGLSSPVANYIFKVKSRNPSDSGHAASSESSFSASAQITNTAPGIALSSYAQTTDGSQYSPIAYTGTDGQGDITYLSAYEYSVDGSTWHTMTEKSGVGSNGTTNLVFLPTGSAYSFVWDSGADLSNMETTTAKVRLRGNDTLTDGSLSTSANFVLDNKAPVVSAVVASQTAGDRTIAITYDLTDANNSLIQIDISSDGGTTWTVATSSLTGAVGSGVTSGTGKSVTWNAGTDYNNQYNTNIMVRIRARDTFGNQGSYSSSAIFTVDTHAPMLSNLSANQDSNANTFTFHYDVSEDAGNINTLLAISADGGSTWTVATSSASGDLGVAVAPGTSKTITWDAGADYNNQEKTNMQFRLVATDGFSNSSSLASSDFSLDTKAPRITNVSATQPLGETSVTVSYDLADQNNSLVMLDISNNSGATWTVATSTLSGEIGIGRTPGIGKIVTWNAAADFPNQNLSTMQVRVRALDVFANQSANVPSTDFSLDTLPPAVSVIANLSTQPLAGATTTLISGSFTEANPNINNFYVAINGGAYGSATIGSGNTASPADQATAVGATLDGNDYVSQVKVVHTDDYGQSVTNENNSPNSAYKYVKPYTPSAPTVNNPSVGTVDVLINKNPAEIDGLEYAIYESSQNKYVQSDGTLGISPVWQVIGTGFFQWGFYSGVSGKINISGLTLDSYYYQFQIKSRNSSDASHAASSDSTLSSGASSVNQSPTIVIDSVAQTTDGTKYVVINYTGFDLESETTTLVTYQYSTDNAIWHTMTEKSGVGSDGKIGLSFISVGTAHDFMWDVGVDFPNTEDETVYVRLQADDSTSSGGVTASSAFIVDTKNPITASVTASQDANSNNVSVSYNLTDLSDSYIEFDVSSDSGSTWTVATSTASGDVHDNVTPGSGKAISWNPGMDYSGQESGTMRVRVGARDNFGNSGSLVSSVNFAVDSKAPVFANISAAQVVSSSLVSISYDFSDANSSVVAMDISSDGGGSWDVASSSVSGAIGAGITTGNSKIIIWDAGADFPNQQVNNMQIRLRAVDAYANATGNVGSNLFAINTQAPVINTVTAEQVVGSDNVVITYNLFDSDNVVISVGISSDGGATWTVATTTLTGDVGYGVAPGLGKTINWNPGVDFNSQQNGSMKVRIRGTNTYGNSSAYAVLVDTFSVDTLAPTILTIADLTAQPLAGDTSATVSGSFTEANPTSNEFLVAFSSDVYSATTTGESNTATPADQAVPASGALTGHDYISKVKLVETDNYGHTRINENTSPTASYKYVKPYTPGAPTVNNPQNTTVDVTINSAFGEASDVPYVIYEVSTGQYVQSNGTLGVSAVWQTLGTGAGQWGQGSGISGQVTISGLFSPVANYSFKIKSRNPSDAAHLTTSESDFSTITGIANTAPAINISSATQQASGGYVLINYIGTDAQNDTNDLTVFEYSIDNANWQVMTEKSGVGSNGTSSLIFSSVGTAYIFAWDIATDLPNQENSTVYVRLKSSDTLADSNLAVSSAFYADTLGPVISNIDLTQTPGTGLAVIIYDLIDNSGASNTVSLLISNDGGLTYTVPVTTASGDVGNDVTAGVGRSISWNPQIDLANQENSAVKVKLQGADRYGNAGLISISDNFTVDTKGPVVSGVSAGQSAGTTDVVINYNLADITPAGNLVEFNISDDGGATWTVSTTTRSGQIGSGQTIGAKAFIWSAGTDFVGQDLSSMRVRVRAKDYFGNQGAYVASGNFALDTKAPVISGVSASQIAGTDSVAVSYDLGENADVAWDISSDGGLTWTVIKTTAVGDLGAVTAGNNKLVTWNTGVDFINQENSHMRVRFSGTDSFGNVSTYYESADFSVDTGAPLGLASLSKFSETATTITMNWQTATDANFNHYELWHGATESDVVNRTGTADKWSVIDDVNLSNSLTISTVITGLNITNNYYVKIWAIDDYGNEATVAQLNVFAPVTPPVVSPVIPPVVGGGAILVPDTIAPVKPLLNSLDSPTNSTRIAIGGLSEPGSNIDLFDNGVLFARLNNSADSGGRFSQIFNFSSGNHSLTVRATDRSGNISQLSDPVNLLIIGVAPAAPIILNPINNSAIAEATPTITGVTEPLGEVLIALDGRSRFTVTADLSGAWNFKLPSASALVDGRHTISVTVRDQAGNVSNPTVISINKVVALPASVTPIITVAGITPIQPVPTAQLVELNAQAVELAGIPVPQVTNIQTIAVGDTLSFSGTSLPNQDVIVYIHSDQALIYRTHTDSQGNWRIDHSQDITELSPGQHTIFAVALDSTAQIKSRPSPVSTFTVRRNFWVMIYRYLNWQTTVITLVILVATIFWLYRARKRQLIG is encoded by the coding sequence ATGTCCAAACGCTGGCTAAATTTATTTTTGTCTTATTCCGGCTATGTTTTCGGTTTGCGTCAAAAAGTCGTTAAGACCGGCCAGTGGTACAAGGTTTTGCCTTTAGCTGTAGAACTATTGGCGATAGAAGTGGTGTTTGCCGTTGTTTCTTTGCCCATGTATTTGTTGGTTCCGCCGGATCGGTTGCAAGAGCAAGGGATGATTTTTCCCAGCCGGCAGAAAGTCGCTAAGCCCCTGCGAGTTTATACTGTCAGGAGGAGAATCAGTTTGGCTACCGCATCCGGTGCGGGAGGCCTTTTTGTTTTGAAAATTTTAGTTGTCGGCGTCCTATCTTTTATTTTTCTTGGTGCTATTCAAATTTTGGCTGATACGCAAGACTGGACATTCAGCACGCCAGGTGATTACGTCTATAACCCAGCTAAGATTGAAGTTACCGGAGGTGTGGCGCGGTTGAAAAATTTGGGTGGTCTGGTTTCCGGCAGCACTGTTAATTCCGGCTTTAACACCGATGCCAGCGGTTGGACTGCCGTTCCTGGCTGGGACAATGCTCCCGGTAAGACTAATACCGCTGCCTGGCAATCCTCCGGCGGTAACTCCGGCGGCTATGTCGATATTTATTTGGATGGAAAAAAGAATAATGATTCCGCCGGTTACTGGTACCAGAGTTTTACTACCACAGTCAACTCTCCGGATACGGCCGTTTTGAGTCTGGATTGGAAGGCGGTTTCAGTCACTGGCGCGCCCGTTTCATACGTGCTTTATGCTTTTATCGGTACTGACAGCGGCAACCCGACAATCGGCGGGGCTAATCAAGTTTGGTCCAGTGGCAATATATCCGGCGCAACTTCTTTCGCCACTACAACCCCCATTGATATAAAATCCAAAGTAACGGCGGCTGGTACTTATTACTTGAAGATAGCCGCTTATGTAAATTGCCAGGCTTCCGTTGACTGCAAGGCTACCGCCGGTTTTGATAATGTAATTGTTAATTGGTCAAAAACTACAGTCAGTTATGCTTCCGACAAGCCGACTACGACCCCGGTGAGCTCTTTAACTATGACTAAGGCCATCAGCTGGAATTCTTTCGCAGAAACGGCGACTAAAAACGGCGGTGAGATTTATTATCAATTGTCGGCCGATAATGGCTCCAATTGGCAATACTGGAATGGTTCAGCTTGGGCGACTACTACCTTAGCGACCAATTATAATACGGCGACTGACGTCAACTCTAATATTTCCAAATTCACTACTTCTACCAATCAGATAAAATGGCGCGCTTATTTGTCCAGCGACGGTACTCAGCAGGTGATTCTGGACAATATTACTATTACTTATACCCAGAATCAGCGGCCCCAGGTGCAATCTCTGGCGCCGGCGCAGAATACGGCCTACGGCTATGTCCATGTCAATTATAACTTGCAAGATGCAGAAGGTGACCTGTCCAGTTTGACGGCTTATGAATATTCCTTGTCCGGCACTTTTGCCGATGCCGTAACTATGACCGCCTCCACCACTGATCCGGCTCATAGCGGAGTTTCCGGACTGTCGGCGTCTTCCGGCGGTACGCCCCATGTTTTTGTCTGGGATGCTCGGTCGCAGTTGGGTAATATCGCGACTACCACCTATGTCCGTTTGCGGCCTAATGACGGCATTGGCAATGGCATTTATACCACTTCCTCGGTCTTTACTGTGGACTATGTTTCTTCCACTGTTTCCAATATTTCAGTTTCTCAACCCTTAGCTACAACGACTGTTACTATTGCTTATGATTTATTTGATAATACCGCCGATAATATTTTAGTGGAAATGCAAATATCGGGCGATGATGGCAGTACCTGGACGGTGCCGTCGACGAGCGTTAGCGGAGCTGTTGGCGCGGGGGTTGCTGCCGGCAATAGCAAAGTGATTTATTGGAATGCCGGGGCTGATTATCCCAACCAACAAAAAAATAATCTTCAAGTGCGCATCCGAGCTAAGGATAAATGGCAGAATCAGGGTGCTTACGTTTCCTCAGCTAATTTTTCTCTTGATACTTTGCCGGCGGCGATTTTGTCTGTGGCCGATCTTAAGGCTCAGCCTAATGCCGGTGATACCGCAGTTTTAATCGGCGGATCATTTACCGAGGTTAATCCCGACACCAATCATTTTTATGTGGCGATTAATAGCGGTAGTTACAGTTCCTCTACGGCCGGGGATAGCGATACGGCTACTCCGTCTAATCAGTCTACGGCTGTCGGTACTACTTTAGATGGCAATGACTATATTTCTAAAGTTAAGATTATTCATACTGATGACTACTCCAATGTAGGAACCAATGAAAACTTGACTCCGGATGCTGCTTATAAGTATGTTAAACCTTATACGCCATCAGCCCCGACTCTGAGTAATCCGGTTACCACGCGTCTGGATTTGACGATTAATCCGCATGTCGGCGAGGCCAGCGATGTGCCATACGCCCTGTTTGAAACGACGACTTCCAAATACGTACAAAGCGACGGTACCTTAGGTGTTAATCCGGTTTGGCAAATCATTGGTACCGGCTCCGGCCAATGGGGCAATAATACCGGTTCAGCAGGTATGGTCAGAATAACCGGTTTGTCTTCGCCGGTGGCTAATTATATTTTTAAGGTTAAATCGCGCAATCCCAGCGATTCCGGTCATGCGGCATCTTCGGAATCGTCTTTTTCCGCTTCGGCGCAAATCACCAACACCGCTCCCGGCATTGCTTTGAGCAGTTACGCCCAAACAACCGATGGTTCGCAGTACAGCCCTATTGCCTATACGGGTACGGATGGGCAAGGTGATATTACTTACCTGAGTGCTTACGAGTATTCGGTTGACGGTTCCACCTGGCATACCATGACGGAAAAATCAGGTGTGGGCAGCAACGGCACGACCAATCTGGTATTTTTGCCAACCGGAAGTGCTTACAGTTTTGTTTGGGATTCGGGTGCGGATTTGTCGAATATGGAAACAACCACGGCCAAGGTCCGCTTAAGGGGCAATGACACCTTGACTGACGGCAGTTTAAGTACCTCGGCCAACTTTGTTTTAGATAATAAGGCCCCGGTCGTCTCGGCCGTAGTTGCCAGCCAAACTGCCGGCGATAGAACCATAGCAATCACTTATGATTTAACCGATGCCAATAATTCTCTGATTCAGATAGATATTTCCAGCGACGGCGGAACGACTTGGACTGTCGCCACCTCAAGCTTAACCGGCGCTGTCGGTTCGGGGGTAACGTCGGGAACTGGCAAAAGCGTTACTTGGAACGCGGGTACGGACTATAATAATCAATACAATACTAATATCATGGTAAGGATTCGGGCTCGTGATACCTTCGGTAATCAGGGGTCTTATAGTAGTTCTGCTATTTTTACTGTTGATACGCACGCGCCGATGTTGTCTAATCTTTCCGCCAATCAAGATAGCAACGCTAACACTTTCACTTTCCATTACGACGTGTCCGAAGACGCGGGCAATATTAATACATTATTGGCGATTTCCGCCGATGGGGGGTCAACTTGGACCGTCGCCACATCCTCGGCGTCTGGCGATTTGGGCGTAGCTGTTGCGCCGGGCACCAGTAAAACCATTACCTGGGATGCCGGCGCTGATTACAATAATCAGGAAAAGACTAACATGCAATTTCGTTTAGTCGCGACTGATGGTTTTAGCAATAGTAGCTCTCTGGCTTCCTCTGATTTCTCTTTAGATACTAAAGCTCCGCGTATAACCAATGTTTCAGCCACTCAACCTTTGGGTGAGACCAGTGTGACAGTTTCTTATGATTTGGCCGACCAGAACAATTCCCTGGTAATGTTAGATATTTCTAACAATAGCGGAGCAACTTGGACGGTTGCCACCTCAACCTTAAGCGGTGAAATCGGCATCGGCAGGACTCCGGGGATAGGCAAAATAGTCACTTGGAATGCGGCGGCTGATTTCCCCAATCAAAATCTGTCTACGATGCAAGTGCGAGTCAGGGCTCTGGATGTTTTTGCCAATCAATCGGCTAATGTGCCCTCAACTGATTTTTCCCTTGATACTTTGCCGCCGGCGGTTAGTGTCATAGCCAATTTGTCAACTCAGCCTTTGGCCGGAGCAACAACGACGTTGATCAGCGGTTCTTTTACCGAGGCTAACCCTAATATTAATAATTTTTATGTGGCGATTAATGGCGGTGCTTACGGATCGGCCACTATTGGGAGCGGTAATACTGCTTCACCGGCTGATCAGGCTACGGCCGTCGGCGCTACTCTGGATGGCAATGATTATGTTTCTCAAGTTAAAGTTGTCCATACCGACGATTACGGTCAATCTGTAACCAATGAGAATAATTCGCCTAATTCGGCTTACAAATATGTGAAGCCCTACACGCCGTCGGCGCCGACCGTCAATAACCCCAGCGTCGGCACCGTAGATGTTTTAATCAATAAAAATCCGGCGGAAATAGACGGTTTGGAATACGCTATTTATGAAAGTTCCCAGAACAAATATGTGCAAAGCGATGGAACCTTAGGTATCAGCCCCGTTTGGCAGGTGATTGGCACCGGTTTTTTTCAATGGGGATTTTACTCGGGCGTAAGCGGCAAAATTAACATTAGTGGTTTAACTCTTGATTCTTACTACTATCAATTTCAGATTAAATCGCGTAATAGTAGCGACGCCTCTCATGCCGCCTCCAGCGATAGTACTTTGTCCAGCGGCGCTTCCTCGGTTAACCAGTCGCCGACTATTGTCATTGATTCAGTCGCCCAAACGACTGACGGCACTAAGTATGTGGTTATCAACTATACCGGTTTTGATTTGGAAAGCGAAACCACCACCTTAGTTACCTATCAGTATTCTACTGATAATGCTATTTGGCACACCATGACTGAAAAGTCCGGTGTGGGCTCGGACGGCAAGATTGGTTTATCTTTTATTTCTGTCGGAACAGCGCATGATTTTATGTGGGATGTTGGTGTGGATTTTCCCAACACCGAAGATGAAACGGTTTACGTCAGGTTACAGGCTGATGACAGTACTAGTAGCGGCGGAGTAACGGCTTCTTCGGCATTTATTGTTGATACCAAAAACCCCATAACAGCTTCGGTAACCGCCAGCCAGGATGCCAATTCAAATAATGTGTCGGTGAGTTATAATTTGACTGACTTATCCGATTCTTATATTGAGTTTGATGTTTCATCCGATAGCGGATCAACCTGGACTGTCGCAACTTCTACGGCTTCCGGAGATGTCCATGATAATGTCACGCCGGGTAGCGGCAAGGCTATCAGTTGGAATCCAGGTATGGATTATTCCGGCCAGGAATCAGGCACGATGAGGGTGCGAGTGGGCGCCAGAGACAATTTTGGCAATAGCGGATCCTTGGTTTCATCTGTTAATTTTGCCGTTGATAGTAAGGCCCCGGTTTTTGCCAATATTTCCGCGGCGCAGGTCGTTAGCAGCAGTTTAGTGTCTATAAGTTATGATTTTAGCGATGCCAACAGTTCTGTTGTGGCTATGGATATTTCATCGGACGGAGGCGGTTCTTGGGATGTTGCTTCCTCAAGTGTTAGTGGTGCCATTGGCGCAGGCATAACAACCGGCAATAGCAAAATTATTATTTGGGACGCCGGAGCGGATTTCCCTAATCAGCAGGTTAATAACATGCAGATTCGTCTGCGAGCCGTTGACGCTTACGCCAATGCGACCGGCAATGTCGGTTCCAATTTGTTTGCCATTAATACCCAAGCCCCAGTGATTAATACTGTAACCGCAGAACAAGTCGTGGGGTCCGATAATGTCGTCATAACTTATAACCTGTTTGACAGCGATAATGTAGTTATCAGTGTGGGTATTTCCAGCGATGGTGGCGCCACTTGGACCGTAGCTACCACTACCTTGACAGGCGATGTTGGTTACGGAGTCGCACCAGGACTGGGCAAAACAATTAATTGGAATCCGGGAGTTGATTTCAACAGCCAACAGAATGGCAGTATGAAGGTTCGTATCCGTGGCACCAATACTTACGGTAATAGTAGCGCTTATGCCGTTTTGGTTGACACTTTTAGCGTGGACACTCTGGCCCCGACGATTTTGACGATTGCGGATTTGACTGCTCAGCCACTTGCCGGCGATACGAGCGCGACTGTTAGCGGGTCGTTTACCGAGGCCAATCCAACCTCTAATGAGTTTTTAGTCGCTTTCAGCAGTGATGTCTATTCGGCTACTACCACCGGAGAAAGCAATACGGCGACTCCGGCTGATCAGGCGGTGCCGGCAAGCGGGGCGCTTACTGGTCATGATTACATTTCTAAAGTTAAGCTGGTAGAAACCGATAATTACGGCCATACAAGAATAAACGAGAATACTTCTCCTACAGCGAGTTACAAATACGTCAAACCGTATACGCCGGGAGCGCCGACGGTTAATAATCCGCAGAATACTACAGTGGATGTAACAATTAATTCGGCTTTCGGCGAGGCTAGCGATGTGCCTTATGTCATTTATGAGGTTTCCACCGGACAATACGTGCAGAGCAATGGCACTTTGGGTGTTAGCGCTGTCTGGCAGACGCTCGGCACCGGCGCCGGCCAATGGGGCCAGGGGAGCGGTATTAGCGGTCAAGTTACTATTAGCGGTTTGTTCTCGCCGGTGGCTAATTATAGTTTTAAGATCAAGTCACGCAACCCGAGCGATGCGGCACATCTGACGACTTCCGAATCTGATTTTTCTACAATAACGGGAATTGCTAATACTGCTCCGGCAATTAATATTTCAAGCGCAACTCAACAAGCCAGTGGCGGTTATGTGTTAATCAATTATATCGGTACGGATGCGCAAAATGATACTAATGATTTAACTGTTTTTGAATATTCCATTGATAACGCCAATTGGCAGGTTATGACCGAAAAATCGGGGGTGGGTTCAAACGGTACCTCCAGCTTGATTTTCTCTTCGGTTGGCACGGCTTACATTTTTGCTTGGGATATAGCGACTGATTTGCCTAATCAGGAGAATTCCACAGTTTATGTACGCTTAAAGTCATCTGATACTTTGGCTGACAGTAACTTGGCGGTGTCCTCGGCTTTTTATGCTGATACTTTGGGGCCGGTTATTTCCAATATTGATTTAACGCAAACGCCAGGTACGGGATTGGCCGTAATTATTTATGACTTGATCGATAATTCCGGAGCTAGCAATACTGTTAGTTTATTAATTTCCAATGATGGCGGTTTGACTTATACTGTGCCCGTTACTACGGCCAGTGGCGATGTCGGTAATGATGTTACGGCTGGCGTCGGCAGGAGTATTAGTTGGAATCCGCAAATTGACTTGGCCAATCAGGAGAATTCTGCGGTTAAAGTCAAACTTCAAGGTGCGGATCGCTATGGCAATGCCGGTTTAATTTCTATTTCTGACAATTTTACCGTTGATACCAAGGGGCCGGTGGTAAGCGGTGTTTCCGCCGGCCAATCAGCCGGTACGACGGATGTGGTCATAAATTATAACTTGGCTGATATTACGCCGGCCGGTAATCTGGTTGAATTTAATATTTCTGATGATGGTGGGGCTACTTGGACAGTATCTACAACCACTAGAAGCGGACAAATCGGTTCCGGTCAAACCATCGGGGCAAAGGCGTTTATTTGGTCGGCCGGTACGGATTTCGTTGGTCAAGATTTATCCAGTATGAGAGTTCGCGTCCGCGCTAAGGATTATTTCGGTAATCAAGGCGCTTATGTTGCCTCTGGTAATTTTGCTTTAGATACCAAAGCCCCGGTTATTTCTGGCGTCTCCGCCAGTCAAATCGCCGGCACAGATAGCGTAGCGGTTAGTTATGATTTAGGAGAAAATGCTGATGTTGCCTGGGATATCTCTAGTGATGGCGGTTTGACTTGGACGGTTATTAAAACTACAGCCGTTGGGGATTTGGGCGCGGTAACAGCAGGCAATAATAAATTAGTCACCTGGAATACCGGCGTTGATTTTATTAACCAAGAGAATTCCCATATGCGGGTCCGTTTCAGCGGCACGGATAGTTTTGGCAATGTCAGCACTTATTATGAATCGGCTGATTTTTCAGTTGATACAGGGGCGCCCTTGGGACTTGCTTCCTTGAGTAAATTTTCGGAAACCGCCACAACCATTACTATGAATTGGCAGACGGCAACTGATGCGAATTTTAATCACTATGAATTATGGCATGGCGCAACGGAAAGCGATGTGGTAAATCGCACGGGCACAGCCGACAAATGGAGCGTAATTGATGATGTTAATTTGTCTAACTCCTTAACCATATCGACGGTTATTACCGGTTTGAATATTACCAATAATTATTATGTTAAGATTTGGGCCATAGATGATTATGGCAACGAAGCAACGGTTGCCCAGCTTAACGTTTTTGCCCCAGTAACTCCGCCGGTTGTTTCGCCTGTAATCCCGCCGGTAGTCGGCGGTGGCGCTATTTTGGTGCCCGATACAATTGCGCCGGTTAAACCACTTTTGAACTCGTTGGATTCACCAACTAACAGCACAAGGATTGCCATCGGCGGTTTGTCTGAGCCGGGCTCAAACATCGACTTGTTTGATAATGGCGTTTTGTTTGCCCGGCTTAATAACAGCGCCGATAGCGGCGGCAGGTTCAGTCAGATTTTTAATTTTTCGTCAGGCAATCATTCCTTAACTGTTCGGGCAACTGATAGATCAGGCAATATCAGCCAGTTGTCCGATCCAGTCAACTTGCTTATTATCGGCGTGGCCCCGGCCGCCCCGATAATCTTAAACCCGATTAATAATTCGGCTATTGCGGAGGCAACTCCGACAATCACTGGCGTAACTGAACCGTTAGGCGAAGTGCTTATTGCTTTGGACGGTCGAAGTAGGTTTACGGTGACAGCAGATTTATCCGGCGCTTGGAATTTTAAGTTGCCTAGCGCCTCGGCTCTAGTGGATGGTCGCCATACTATTAGCGTTACTGTTCGCGATCAAGCCGGCAATGTCAGTAATCCAACCGTCATAAGTATTAATAAAGTTGTTGCCTTACCGGCGTCAGTCACTCCGATTATAACCGTGGCCGGCATTACGCCTATTCAGCCGGTTCCCACGGCTCAATTAGTGGAATTGAACGCCCAAGCGGTGGAATTGGCCGGCATACCGGTGCCGCAAGTCACTAATATACAAACCATAGCTGTCGGCGATACTTTAAGTTTCTCCGGCACCTCTTTGCCTAATCAAGATGTCATCGTCTATATTCATAGCGATCAAGCCTTGATTTATCGCACTCATACTGATAGTCAGGGCAACTGGCGCATTGACCATTCGCAAGACATTACAGAGTTGTCTCCTGGCCAGCATACGATTTTTGCCGTCGCTCTGGACTCCACGGCGCAAATTAAGAGCCGACCCAGTCCGGTTAGCACCTTTACTGTTAGAAGAAATTTTTGGGTGATGATTTATCGTTACTTAAATTGGCAGACAACGGTCATAACCTTAGTCATTTTAGTGGCTACTATTTTCTGGCTTTATCGGGCCAGAAAGAGACAGTTGATCGGTTAA